The following are from one region of the Centroberyx gerrardi isolate f3 chromosome 16, fCenGer3.hap1.cur.20231027, whole genome shotgun sequence genome:
- the LOC139925867 gene encoding neuronal acetylcholine receptor subunit alpha-3-like isoform X1 encodes MNFPGKLTTVLVLVLLAAQGCYSSKGEDRLFRRLFRRYNQFIRPVENVSDPVTVEFEVSISQLVKVDEVNQIMETNLWLRHVWNDYKLKWAPIEYDGIEFIRVPSNKIWRPDIVLYNNAVGDFLVEDKTKALLKFDGTITWVPPAIFKSSCPMDITYFPFDYQNCSMKFGSWTYDKAKIDLVLIGSKVNLKDFWESGEWEIIDAPGYKHDIKYNCCEEIYPDITYSFYIRRLPLFYTINLIIPCLLISFLTVLVFYLPSDCGEKVTLCISVLLSLTVFLLVITETIPSTSLVIPLIGEYLLFTMIFVTLSIVITVFVLNVHYRTPMTHTMPEWVRSVFLGVLPRVMLMRRPIDQGCSTSGSIGGGTGGGGGGGGGGSSGGNKKRKNSLGGGGGGGGGGGGGGGGVGIGGITGGVACPPLDSGAGGGGATSAGGSMNCVEYSDMNRDLNRDMNRRCPYRGKEVPTPVPPPMVPPPPQAPQTQAPQESELPKLPRALNAPASVNAVVAFSVVSPEIKQAIESVKYIAENMRTRNKAKEVEDDWKYVAMVIDRIFLWVFVTVCVLGTVGLFLQPLISFLK; translated from the exons GCTGTTATTCTTCCAAAGGGGAGGACAGATTATTTCGGAGGTTATTCCGGAGGTACAACCAGTTCATCCGACCAGTGGAGAATGTATCTGATCCAGTCACAGTGGAGTTCGAGGTCTCCATATCCCAACTGGTCAAAGTG GATGAGGTGAATCAGATCATGGAAACCAATCTATGGCTGAGACAT GTCTGGAACGACTACAAACTGAAATGGGCCCCCATTGAATATGATGGGATCGAGTTCATACGAGTTCCTTCCAACAAGATTTGGAGGCCAGACATCGTCTTGTACAACAA TGCCGTGGGCGATTTCCTGGTGGAAGACAAGACCAAGGCTCTGCTGAAGTTTGATGGCACCATCACCTGGGTTCCTCCGGCCATCTTCAAGTCCTCCTGCCCCATGGACATCACCTACTTCCCCTTCGACTACCAGAACTGCTCCATGAAGTTTGGCTCCTGGACCTACGACAAGGCCAAGATCGACCTGGTGCTCATCGGCTCAAAG GTGAACCTGAAAGATTTCTGGGAGAGCGGAGAGTGGGAGATCATCGATGCTCCGGGCTACAAGCACGACATCAAGTACAACTGCTGCGAGGAGATCTACCCAGACATCACCTACTCCTTCTACATCCGCCGCCTGCCGCTCTTCTACACCATCAACCTCATCATCCCCtgcctcctcatctccttcctcaCGGTGCTCGTCTTCTACCTGCCGTCCGACTGCGGCGAGAAGGTCACCCTCTGCATCTCCGTCCTGCTCTCCCTCACCGTGTTCCTGCTGGTCATCACCGAGACCATCCCCTCCACGTCGCTCGTCATCCCCCTGATCGGCGAGTACCTCCTCTTCACCATGATCTTCGTCACGCTCAGCATCGTCATCACCGTCTTCGTGCTCAACGTCCACTACCGCACGCCCATGACCCACACCATGCCGGAGTGGGTGCGGTCCGTGTTCCTCGGGGTGCTGCCCAGGGTGATGCTGATGAGGCGGCCCATCGACCAGGGCTGCTCCACCTCCGGGAGTATCGGCGGAGGgacggggggaggaggaggaggaggaggaggagggagcagcggagggaacaagaagaggaagaacagcctgggaggaggtggaggtggaggaggaggaggaggaggaggaggaggaggggtaggCATTGGGGGTATCACCGGGGGCGTAGCGTGTCCACCGCTGGATAGTGGAGCCGGGGGAGGAGGCGCCACCTCAGCCGGGGGCTCCATGAACTGTGTGGAGTACAGCGACATGAACCGCGACCTGAACCGGGATATGAACAGGAGGTGCCCCTACCGAGGGAAGGAGGTGCCGACCCCGGTGCCTCCCCCGATGgtgccccctcctccccaggcCCCGCAGACCCAGGCGCCCCAGGAGTCGGAGCTGCCCAAGCTGCCGAGGGCCCTGAACGCCCCGGCGTCGGTCAACGCTGTGGTCGCCTTCTCCGTGGTGTCGCCAGAGATCAAGCAGGCCATCGAGAGCGTCAAGTACATCGCCGAGAACATGAGGACTCGCAACAAAGCCAAAGAG gtGGAGGATGACTGGAAGTACGTCGCCATGGTCATCGACAGGATCTTCCTGTGGGTTTTTG
- the LOC139925867 gene encoding neuronal acetylcholine receptor subunit alpha-3-like isoform X2, with product METNLWLRHVWNDYKLKWAPIEYDGIEFIRVPSNKIWRPDIVLYNNAVGDFLVEDKTKALLKFDGTITWVPPAIFKSSCPMDITYFPFDYQNCSMKFGSWTYDKAKIDLVLIGSKVNLKDFWESGEWEIIDAPGYKHDIKYNCCEEIYPDITYSFYIRRLPLFYTINLIIPCLLISFLTVLVFYLPSDCGEKVTLCISVLLSLTVFLLVITETIPSTSLVIPLIGEYLLFTMIFVTLSIVITVFVLNVHYRTPMTHTMPEWVRSVFLGVLPRVMLMRRPIDQGCSTSGSIGGGTGGGGGGGGGGSSGGNKKRKNSLGGGGGGVGIGGITGGVACPPLDSGAGGGGATSAGGSMNCVEYSDMNRDLNRDMNRRCPYRGKEVPTPVPPPMVPPPPQAPQTQAPQESELPKLPRALNAPASVNAVVAFSVVSPEIKQAIESVKYIAENMRTRNKAKEVEDDWKYVAMVIDRIFLWVFVTVCVLGTVGLFLQPLISFLK from the exons ATGGAAACCAATCTATGGCTGAGACAT GTCTGGAACGACTACAAACTGAAATGGGCCCCCATTGAATATGATGGGATCGAGTTCATACGAGTTCCTTCCAACAAGATTTGGAGGCCAGACATCGTCTTGTACAACAA TGCCGTGGGCGATTTCCTGGTGGAAGACAAGACCAAGGCTCTGCTGAAGTTTGATGGCACCATCACCTGGGTTCCTCCGGCCATCTTCAAGTCCTCCTGCCCCATGGACATCACCTACTTCCCCTTCGACTACCAGAACTGCTCCATGAAGTTTGGCTCCTGGACCTACGACAAGGCCAAGATCGACCTGGTGCTCATCGGCTCAAAG GTGAACCTGAAAGATTTCTGGGAGAGCGGAGAGTGGGAGATCATCGATGCTCCGGGCTACAAGCACGACATCAAGTACAACTGCTGCGAGGAGATCTACCCAGACATCACCTACTCCTTCTACATCCGCCGCCTGCCGCTCTTCTACACCATCAACCTCATCATCCCCtgcctcctcatctccttcctcaCGGTGCTCGTCTTCTACCTGCCGTCCGACTGCGGCGAGAAGGTCACCCTCTGCATCTCCGTCCTGCTCTCCCTCACCGTGTTCCTGCTGGTCATCACCGAGACCATCCCCTCCACGTCGCTCGTCATCCCCCTGATCGGCGAGTACCTCCTCTTCACCATGATCTTCGTCACGCTCAGCATCGTCATCACCGTCTTCGTGCTCAACGTCCACTACCGCACGCCCATGACCCACACCATGCCGGAGTGGGTGCGGTCCGTGTTCCTCGGGGTGCTGCCCAGGGTGATGCTGATGAGGCGGCCCATCGACCAGGGCTGCTCCACCTCCGGGAGTATCGGCGGAGGgacggggggaggaggaggaggaggaggaggagggagcagcggagggaacaagaagaggaagaacagcctgggaggag gaggaggaggggtaggCATTGGGGGTATCACCGGGGGCGTAGCGTGTCCACCGCTGGATAGTGGAGCCGGGGGAGGAGGCGCCACCTCAGCCGGGGGCTCCATGAACTGTGTGGAGTACAGCGACATGAACCGCGACCTGAACCGGGATATGAACAGGAGGTGCCCCTACCGAGGGAAGGAGGTGCCGACCCCGGTGCCTCCCCCGATGgtgccccctcctccccaggcCCCGCAGACCCAGGCGCCCCAGGAGTCGGAGCTGCCCAAGCTGCCGAGGGCCCTGAACGCCCCGGCGTCGGTCAACGCTGTGGTCGCCTTCTCCGTGGTGTCGCCAGAGATCAAGCAGGCCATCGAGAGCGTCAAGTACATCGCCGAGAACATGAGGACTCGCAACAAAGCCAAAGAG gtGGAGGATGACTGGAAGTACGTCGCCATGGTCATCGACAGGATCTTCCTGTGGGTTTTTG